A genome region from Sceloporus undulatus isolate JIND9_A2432 ecotype Alabama chromosome 1, SceUnd_v1.1, whole genome shotgun sequence includes the following:
- the GPR132 gene encoding probable G-protein coupled receptor 132: MCNSTDMPYEESRQLLVVVYSIIFAVGLPTNFLTAILTFMQIGRKNVTAIYLFGLSLCELMYLSTLPLWITYVQNNHHWTMGMLSCQVTGYIFFCNIYISILLLCCISIDRYVAVVYALESRGKWCRCQTTATVITIVLFSVVAAIYCPVFFVENIQERNSTTCFEASLNTHLAYYNTTRFFVGFVVPFLLLIFMNYKIFQSIKTSCSLSPVQKAKVKHLAIAVISIFVICFAPYHCVLLVRAVIFFLYPNENCHFEKGIYTTSVVFLCFSTANAVADPFIYVLVSENARREICRTFQFCGIQFSNSSKTESSRIHDSPSQRSPLEETHSVGMQEER, from the coding sequence ATGTGCAATTCCACCGATATGCCATATGAAGAGAGCCGGCAACTCCTGGTTGTTGTGTATAGCATCATCTTTGCTGTGGGACTCCCAACCAACTTCTTAACAGCAATCCTCACTTTCATgcagataggcaggaaaaacgTCACTGCCATCTACCTCTTTGGCCTGTCACTGTGTGAGCTGATGTACTTGAGCACCCTCCCGCTCTGGATCACTTACGTGCAAAACAACCACCATTGGACAATGGGGATGCTATCATGCCAGGTAACTGGCTACATCTTCTTCTGCAACATCTACATCAGCATCCTTCTCTTGTGCTGCATTTCCATTGATCGTTATGTGGCAGTCGTATATGCCTTGGAAAGCAGAGGGAAATGGTGTCGGTGCCAAACAACTGCCACCGTGATCACAATTGTTCTCTTCAGCGTGGTTGCAGCAATCTATTGCCCTGTGTTTTTTGTGGAGAACATTCAAGAGAGGAACAGCACCACTTGCTTTGAAGCATCCCTTAATACCCATTTGGCGTATTACAACACCACCCGGTTCTTTGTGGGCTTTGTTGTCCCTTTTCTGCTCCTGATTTTCATGAACTACAAAATCTTTCAAAGCATTAAAACCAGCTGCAGCCTCAGCCCAGTCCAGAAAGCCAAAGTGAAGCACCTGGCCATTGCTGTCATCTCCATTTTCGTCATCTGCTTTGCTCCCTACCATTGTGTTTTACTTGTACGAGCTGTCATCTTTTTTCTCTACCCAAATGAGAATTGTCATTTTGAAAAAGGCATCTACACCACATCAGTGGTGTTCCTGTGCTTTTCTACTGCCAATGCTGTGGCTGACCCCTTCATCTACGTGCTGGTCAGTGAAAATGCCAGAAGAGAAATATGCCGAACTTTCCAGTTTTGTGGAATTCAGTTCTCAAATAGTTCCAAGACAGAGAGTAGCAGGATCCATGATTCTCCTTCC